The sequence CCATCTACAACTTCTATTTTCGGATTGTTGACTAGAGCCTGTAATAGGGACATAAATTTTAAACCTTGAAAAAGAGCACATGCTAGTACTTTTTTTCTAGCGTGCTTTTGAGCAGCTAGGCACATCAGCCATGCGTTAGAGCTGCCAGTTTGGAGGTTTGAGTTTGAAACGCATTTTAAATCCTTGGATCCTAGATCCACCAGCCTAGACATAATTCGCCACATCAGAAAGCACAAAGCACCAAAAGAGGCTTAACACCAGTCACTTAATGCCTTTGGGTTTGAAGGTCCATGAAGCCTCTTATGGCAGAAAGCTGCACACGTTCCTTTttgagaaaggaacaaaaataaaaaaaagaggggatGCAAAAAAGTGTGCTTCAGCTGAATATAAAGTGCAAACGCACAACTCAGCATATCAAGCTCGGGTCATATGGATGTTACGAATGTGAAAGGCATTAACCTGGGATGAACAAAACAGGAGTCAGTCTTCCCCAACTGCTGTCAGTTGGCACCAGCAGCTGTAGAAGAAATTGAGAAGAGCAGACCTCCTGCACAGTAGGCTTTTACTTATGCCAGCTTCAGAGTGAAGCTGCAGAAGTTCACAGACAACTGAAATGATTTCAGCTATGCTCCGAATCAGTTTTGCTGTGCAACCAGTACCACAATGGAAGTTCACCTGTAACAGAGGGCAACTCTACTTAGTTTCTTCTGCAGATGCCAGCCTGACcctgaaaggagaaagagaagacagacagaaagaagaaaggagggagaaaacaCCTGTAACAGAGAAGGTGACTAACTCTAGTGCTGCAGGGGATTTGTTTACCTTTTCCCATCCAGTAACAATTCAGTGATAATTTTATAAACACTTCTTGGGAGgagctttttaatttaatcttgaTATTCTGGTTCCCTATGGAAACAACCCGGGGCTACCTTGTGAAAGCCTTCAGCAAAGTCAAGCTTCCATCACAACCAGCACTGCCAGACTGGAGGTTTTGGTACCCCAGAATATTAGTACTGGTAGCAAAGGAATGCTACAGGCTGTACCAGTGAAACCATCCTAGTGTTACCAtgtagagatttttttcccatgcctGAACAGCCTTTACTACTCTGTTGTGAGGATTTTAAATACGATCTGAGCACAACCCAGTACACCAATCAAACGTAAATCCCAAATATGGTATCATGCTGATTTACTAATCTTGAAATTCCACAAATACATTTGGGTCAATTAAGCACAAAGATGAATACGGTGGCAAGTTACAGTGAATggtaaaaatgaaactgagcaTCTAGAGTGAGACCTAATGAACTCCAGCACTGGAATTTGCAGATGTATCATCCCACAAATTCAGACATAAATTTCACATCAGAATTCTTCATTTCAGTATGTAACAAAGAAATGCAAGCCTATGAATTTTGCACCATACTCCTTTGGTTTAGTTAATTTAGCATCCTCAATATTGGAAGAGctcttaatttgaaatattttaaaaccgaaaattccttaagaaaaacagcttgtttatataaaattagtaatgaataaaatataCTCTTTGTGTAACAATTCTAACAGGTCCttaaaaatgtcagaataaCTTTCATCACAGTTACCTCAATAGCAAGAGGTACACCACAGACAGACATGTGAATCAACGTAGTTTCTTAAAGGGGTAATTGTATCTTTGTAGAGCTTGTAATTAAATAAACGTGTATAATTCAGGTTTACCATAATACTTTATCTCTaattaaaaatctaaacatATGTTTTCTTTACCTCGCTCATTAACCATTGTTTCTGTTTGAGTCCAATATCTAAATGCTGTGTTTCATCCAAAATCTCTTCTAGGGTTAATGGATGCGTATCACCACGCTGGTGCCGAGTCTGGAAAAGTAAATAGGATCTATTAGGGTTATATACTTTTTCTATTCAGTGCCTCAAATATCATAAAGTAACTAAAACTGGTATAATGTGATgacattttgcaaaacagaacagatgcAGTATACATAACATGAATTTCAATTCAGGGCTTTtgaaaatatgaggaaaaaaattaataccaGCTGAAATTGATGGCGAAGTCATCTGTCAAGCACCAAATTACATGTTATTTTGATAAATAGCTCATGAATCCTAAAAGCTGACAGAATTTTGCAGTTCATATTTCTactgcaaataaacaaaaatatcccGGTTTTGAAGTGACCTGGAATATGCAGGATTTCAGTAATGGAATAACATACTGACCGTTTTGTTTACtgacagcatttttcatttagcCAGCGGTTTCTTGAAATTCTCACTCTTGCAATGAAAGAACTTTAGAGTTTGAAATATTCAGCATCTTTTAGCTACCATAGGGGAATAAATAAgtcaagcatttaaaaacatgatAATTTTACATCAAAATACCATACCTTCATATAATTCACTATTTTAGCAAGGACTCCAAACTTGTAGCCAGAGCCTCCTGAAAGGGCTTTCAAGTTAAATGATCCATTGCTGTGATctacacaagaagaaaataaacaattaaacGACGCTTTCAGCTACACCCTGTTGGCTCTGCACTCCCGTCTCTTTTTCAGGCTACTTCCATAGCCTTCAGAATTACAGCTATGAACAGAAATGCGTGTTGCAGGAGTGGCCACCTTCAGAGGACTCCATGCTAGCACATGTGTTGATACAGACCCACGGTTACCTGTCAGCAGACACGGCTCTGGAACACTTCCGAACAGAGCTCCATGAATATAAAGTTATTGGGGCTTGACCTTTAAGAAGTAATGGCAGCATTACTACCATAAGAGTACATGTTTAGTTCTGTGGCTTAACATTCCATAATTATTTATGCTACATTAATTCACGCTGAAATAATGTGCTGCATTTTTGCTCAACGATTCGTTCTACTGATAGCTTCGCACTGAGGAGATAGGCGCAAAAAAGTTTAACTTATTCCCAAAAGGTATTCAGTGGTTACACACCAGGTAAAGGAAGACTGTTTGTGGTGCTGgactattttactttttttaaagtagctcTAGTGgagaatttattaaaaaaacaaccataaaTTCAAAACAATTCAACTTGTTGCAGCACTGGAACCAACAATTCATAATCCCTTCTGTTGTCAAGTCTGGTTCTGTTTTAATGTATGGTGATGTCTGCTACTGTGTAAAGCTTGTTTCAGCAATTATTGCAAggttgttaattttttttttttattaactttagCTATTACCACAGCACATTAAACAGAAATATCTACAAACCACTATCAAAAGCCACAGGCCCATTACCAGCATAATGTTGCTCAGACTTAACAGTaacagcttttcagaatttcagctACTCCAGAAAAACAACACTTCCTCTTTGTCAtcacagggatttttttttaatccactggTGATTTATAATCACATTTGACAGGACAGTAGGTATCTCAGAGATACTGAGCTCCTACTATTTATGTGGAAAAATCAGttgagggagagaaaagaacaattaaaGTTAGTGCGCTAGCTGAGGGCGAGGTTGCAGCgggtgctgagcagagctgctaaGCAAAATCTTTGTTCTGTTGGGCAGCTGGAGGATATGGATAAGACTGGTGATAAGGAATGGAAGTGTTCTGGGGTTTGTGAtggtgaaaaaagaaagaaaaaaaaagagaaaaaaagataataatagTCTAGAAAACGCACCTAAGATGTTTGACGAAGGCCCATTGCCCCCACCGAGTAAGCAGCAGGCTGAAATATCTGCACTGCCACATCTGCACTGCATTTAAATTTAGATGCCCTTGCCAATTTCCTTGCAGGAAACTCCAAATAAAGTTTCCAAAGTCACTATGCTTCAGGTGAATTTTTTTCACGTCCTTCCCACTGAATCTTAGCCTACTCCTAAGTTGATCCGTAAGTCACTACAAAAAGCAACTATGAAGTGGGAATTCTGGATGTAGTCAAAATTTCAAACAAATCCACTTTCAATAATTATGGGGAAGTCTTCATGGAAACCAATGCTAGTATCGTCAAAAACACAATGCTGAAGGAACAAACATCAAATGTAAAACTTGGCAACTGGTAATTGTGAAGCTATTATATGACATCATATCAGAGTCTTTACATAGCACGACAATTCTAAAATTAACGTAGAAGAATCAGTGTAACTCCAGCTACAGAAGAACATTTCATTCTGGTTACTagatgaagatggaaaaacagaacaaaacaaaggtCAGCTCCCCCTGAAAATACAGCCTGTAGGGATTTTCCCCTACAGGGTTCCTTTTAATCATCAAAAACTAATATCTATGCAggacattttataaataaaaaaatccatacatGTAACAAGAGGTCTACAgtgaacaaaataaattcagatgtACAACAAATAGTTAAGATGACTTATCACATATTTGTTCCATCAATTGAATCAAGAAGATTATCTTGTTTAATCTGCCAGGCTACAGCCTGCCACAGTTCATGACAAGTAAATCTAACCACATGGTGAAGCTGGAAATCTACAGATATTAACACTTCAAACGTCACAGCTTGACCGGCTGCTTTCCAACGCAAAGCAAAGCAGGGTCACAGCTACCGTCGCAGTCCCGGCACGCTTCTCCGCTAACAAGCTCATCATGTGCAAAAAAGCATCCCGAAAAGGAGAGCAGGAAGGGGTTTGTTTCTTATTCAAGACAGTAAGAGTCAAATTTATGAATGATTTACTCCTGGGGTTGAGGGCTTGATGCAAATGAGCATAAAGGAAGTTGTCAGCAGCATCATGCTCTGGCCAATGGTAGGGAAGCTCCATCTTAGCTGTGCCATaggctgcattaaaaaaagggaCCAGAACAGCGCTCTTTCAGCATCCTTTCAGACAAGAGGTAGGTGTGTATCATTTTATAACATTGTCTTAGGTTTATCTTgattactgaaagaaaatatgccTGTAACCTACAAGCCTGTAAAAAGCTTCTTAGAATCAGAATGATTTTTCTCTAGGTTTAGCAGGGTTTTATTCCGCTGAATGCAGAGGAGCTTGTCTTGCACTATCAGACAAGCACTTTCACCATCTGTGCACTAATGGAAAATTGATGACCACTCCATCTTACAGAAGAGCTAATACACCAAGCCAAGAGTCAGTAAACAAAATGGATTTCATGCTTACTGGGGAGGTAGCTTGTTTTCTGTAGCCTCACATTCCTTGTAATTGATTCTAtatgtttttacagaaatgacagtgaaaggattttccttaaaacaaagacAGCTAAACCTGAAATTCAAGAAATGTATCTCCCAAGTGGGTATTCTGTAAACCGTATCAATTAGGCTGCCTGAAAGAGATCCATGCTCGTGGCTATGCTAGAAACCTGTTCTAGAAATTTGGTACGTTGGGGTAGGAAGAAAATCCCATTGCATATTATTATCCTTGTAAATACTGGAGCAGCGATCAATACAATGCAAACAGGCAGGTTAGAATCCATCTGAGATTTGTAAATGCTATTACCCCAAGATGTCTATTCAGTGGTTTCTGAAACAAGACTTCCTCAGTACTGCATTGAAATGATTTTTTGCCAGTCATTTCCCTCTGCTCCATGAATGCGATTTTAAATAAagctgctcctctgcagtgTCTAAAGACGATGATACTTCTAAATTAAAACCTAATGCAGATATCACAGAAACcaattcataaaatatttaactcGCTGCATTTTGGATACATACAATAGCTGAATTGCATTCAAATCAGGCTGGCTTACAAGATGAATTTAAATTGTGCCCTTACAAAACCAGTAAAACTGcatgaaaccaggacattttTGACAGCTTTCAAAGACGCTAACCTTATTAGTGCTGTGTTAATTCTGAAGGCTCGGCAGTGGCTACTTCAGTCTTGTACTTTAATAATTGCAGCAATGAGTAGCTGATATTTATCTGCCTCGCCTCATTCAAATCTAAAGAGATCATCATCCTCCTTGAGAAGCATGAACCACCTCTGACATGGGCATTAAAATCCACCTTCCTGCATAAAAACGAGCTTCTCTATGCCGTGCAACCCGCTGCCCTAATGGTGGCTGTGgagtgggaaggggctggctgctgcactgCGCTGGCAGCCGAGCAGCAGGGACTCCTGCCTGGGGAACCATGCGGAGCTGAAGATGCTCCTCTCCTCTTGGGAACAGAGCTACCGCCTTGGCCgggagctgtgccagcaaaGGGTCCCTGCTACACAATGCAAACACGTCCAGCGTCTCCAGTGGCCCCAAGTCTTGATCACTTTTAGCAATGACTAAAATACCAAATTTCTTATCAGCAgaaatagttcttttttttttttgtgcctggTGTTTACAGAGTGAGCAACTGACGTGTAACAAGTTCCAACAAAATCCTCAGTCtcagaaatctgtttaaaaagttcaaaacaaaactcctCTCCTTGCCTTCCCTAGAATATTCTTTTGCCATctaaaatatacatttaaaacCTGCTTGTCTTACTCCTCAAAAGTGACTCCAAATCCTTGTACTCaacctccctcccctctctcacAGATTTCCAAACAAGTCTTCAGATCACCCCTTCAAAACTCCTCCTGACTTCTAGCTCCATAAAACAGGCCAGCTGAGTTTCCTTCGTGGACTGTGCCCAAACCAAACCATGCTCTCAAAGCCAGGACCCAACTCAGCTCAGGAGTATTTTTAGTTTGGATTTGCtctgtaaacttttttttttttttaacaaaaaagacaaccaaccaaccaaccattTAATTAATCCTATCCATCTCAGTCACACTTTGTATATTCAATTACAAATTTGTGTATTCAATTACAGATTTAACAGGGGAAACAGTTCAGTTTCTGCAACTGCTCCAATAAATGTCTGTATCAAATACTAATGCCAGATATCTTCCCAACAACAAAGCTGTTCCAGTtccatttaaaaccattaaagGCAGGataacaaacaaaatatataatatttgaacaataaaaataagacataCATTGCAAGCTGGTTTGGCTGCATCATCCTGGTTTTCacagcatccttttttttttaaataatgcctCAAAAACAACAACAGGTGCTTAGATTGCTTTAAGTAATCTGTTTTAGTAGACACCATCACACTTCGCCTTTGTCACTTCCCATTTATTCAGGCTTTTTGTAATTTTCACTGTCTAAACAGGTTGATTGCAGAATTATTGCTGGGATACGCAAGGTTCATTAAAGCATTACCTGTGAGCACAgtttaacaaacaaaacatcagcATTACCCCTTTGTTCTGTAGTTTTGATTAGTGAATGAAATTAAGCTAAACGTGGGTAGCCAGCACCATTTTGTAATGAACTTAGCTAGGTTTTGCTTTGTGTCCAAAGCAAAAAATCTTTCATTGAGGGATGGAAATAAGACTCCAGATTTCTGCGAAGTTACCATCTtgtctccctcttcccctttcatAATTCTAAGTTTTCTGGGACGCCCCAGCAgacaaaagcacattttgcaACCTGTCCCTTAGCCAGCATGCACTCACCGAGGGGCTGACGTAGGGCACCAGCTGGCCTGTCAGTGCTGCTCACCACCATGTTTCACCTAAAAACTCCTTGCTATTTCCTCAAGAGAAGAGGGAGATCTGACTCAATCTCCTTCTTCCACACCCAGTTTTAAATTGCCTGAAGGATGAAAAGGTTATTACAGCATCCTACAGTACGCTACAACAGGTAACCAGAAGTTACTGTGGCTCCTTGGatgttttttattatattagGTAATACACCAAAAGCACTGTAAGTTCCCTCAGTTCTGGGAGGCAATgtcagggaaagaaggaaagtgggggggtaaaaaaaaaaaaaaaaaaaaaaaaaaaaaagagatgcgTAACTGTGAAGATGTTATTGCCAAACACCTCACCTGTGTACTTATCTATAATTCAAAGAAACATTCAGAGACagacaaaactgcttttttgttCTAGATATACTACAGAAATTACTGAAGCATAGCCTACTTTCACACTGCTGTGCAAAGGTCTTTCTGAAATGGCACATCTGGACAGCAATACCATTTACACCAAAGGCTGAAGCTAACGTGTTTCATCTCTCCCCCACACCACAAAGcagtcttttcttctgctgggtACAGTGTTGGACCACGATGACATTCCTTTTCTAGCAGTTAAGCCTAGAGAATGCAGCTGAGAATAAGAAATCAGAACTTCTTCAGGAAGGGTTGAGTTTTCCTTGTTATCAGTCCTAACGATCACGGCACCAAGAGCGGGCCCAAGATTCCCAAAGGTGCTCAGTGCCATTCAGGCAGCTGCATGAAGCAGCTGGATTTCTTGAGCACAAACTTCAACTCAACAGTGGAACAGCAGGGGAATGAACACATCAGGGAATTTGGCCTTCTGAAGTCAAAGGCATGTTGCAGAGTTAACAAGACTGTGCTAATAGGCAACTCTAAAAATAATGAGTTTTAAGGAACCAGGACTGTTATTTTGTACAGGAAGAATGACTGACAGTTCAGTTCCATTCTTTGGAAACATCCTCCAAATACTTAGgacttacacatttttttaaagagtgatttctttctttctcccaaataggagaaaaaaaccaaaacccaaacaagcaaacaaactcCAACGACATTAACATGTAGTAAGTTCTAATAACTCAGGTATGGGAGGGCGCTACTGGATCTCCTGTTTTTCTAAGAATGCCAAAAGAGCGCTGAGGGCTTTCACACTGTGCAAGTACCAACCTCAACACAAACAATGAACAGGTCGTTGAAACCACTGTATACCTTGAAAATGATCTTTGTAACCTTTTTGCCTTTGCATATACTTGAAATAAAGAAGCAAAGCTCTCCCACTGCAGCATAGTTTACCCTACTGATGCATGCATGGACTAGTCATCACCGAAATAAACATTCCAGACAAATCACAAATCTGTACATTTGGAGTTTGATACTTTTGTGTACAAACAGGAGTATGCAACAATCTATGTTTGTAGGAGGTCTGAGCACTAAGCCTGAGCTTAAGTTCTTGCAGTTTGGGATAAAAATCACAGCATGTTCTTGATCAAGAGTCCTcaacagctttgtttttctgtttcagctccCAAATCCGTGAGAGCAAGCACGCCAAGAGAACTCTTCAAGAATGGCAACCCTCAACACCACTCACTGGAACGAGACTACATCCATTTCCCAGTATCTGGGCTTTCAAGTGCAAAAAATTTACCCTTTCCATGACAACTGGAACACTGCCTGCTTTATTATTCTCATCATATTCATCTTTACTGTAGTTTCTCTGGTGGTGTTGGCTTTCCTCTATGAACTGCTAGACTGTTGCTgctgtgtgaaaaataaaactgtgaaagACTTGGAGAACGAACCCAATCCTGTTAGAGCAATGATgaacagcttcagaaagcatGAAACAGAGGTGGTGTAGGAAGGACTGAGCATCAGCACGTTGAAGAACGTTTAACACCTTTGAATGAAGCCTCTTGTACCTTACGAATAAGCAAGTCAcatgggtttgtttgtttttggttttttttttacttaaatataACAGCAACAGTTATCATTTTATCTCTGGATGTGAACTTGAGTAATTGGCAAAGGCTTTCCGAGTGCTTAGCAAAAGGATGATCTGTTGCAATGttacaggggaagaaaagattttttgtttttaaatgaacttttGTTGTTTATATTGAGTTACTAGTATAGATCTTTGTCTACCCGAATGAACAAATGTTGCCTAACATGCATAAAACTATGTTGCTTAACTGgagaaaatgtttataaaaatgCTCAACAATCTGATCATTCACAGTGCAAAGACAGAGCAGTGTCCTCCACACAGAGGCAGGAGAGACATACAAGGGGcgagaaaaaaagatacagaatagAAGGGTTGAGTGGCAAGAGATCCTGTGAGACAGGAGAGGCTGATGTGAATTTTTGGCTTTGGCTGATCTTCTTAGTACGGGTTTCTCACTTTTAGAAGAAAGGGTGGTGAGAGGAAAAGCATGCCAACAGGAAACATTTCCCTAAAATAGTCTTTTCTAACCTCCTGTGGTACAATTTGaccctttctccctccccttcacCAGTTCCAGAGAACCACTCTCGCCTTACTTTGCATTCAGCCTGTTTAAACAACTTCTGGGTGTCGCGATGCGACTAATGCACTACCTGAAGAACACGTTTCCACAAAAGCATACTGTAGTGGTACTATGGTCTAGAAGAAACAGGGACATTTTTCTGCCTCAAGGCTGCTGCCTTACTACCACAACACTACAGGGAGTCAGACACGCTGGATATATCACCCCTATCTTAACTTTTCAAAGCTGAATTAGAACTGACCAAGCTCTTGCCAAGGAACGCAAGCAGACAGGTCGCAGACCTTCCACACCGATGACAGTAATTTCACTCAGCCTGCCCACAGCTTTTGGGTGCCGACATGCTTCACAAAGGAGGCCACACCAGGATAGGCCTTGTGCTAGAGATGGCAGTATGGGTACACAGCGAGAAGTGACTTCATTTTGCACAAAAGAATCTCCATTTCCTTCATCAGCCTGCTGACGCAGCCCAGAGAGTTCACACTCATGCCTTCCTCACAAACCGACCACATAACACTGGCCTCTAGCTCACCAGATGATTTTTCTTTCGTAGACATGTTGCAtctatgtattttcaaaaccatAAAAGTTTTGCAGTTACAAATTATAACTGTCAAAACAGCATCCAACAGCGTGGCCATCAGTAATGCCCAGTAAGTCTTTTACACTCCTGAACCCATAGAGAAGCAGGCCAGCAAGCAACATCCCAGACCAAAGCCGCATGTGGAACAAGGTATTTAACTATATAAAATTCTAATAATATTCCTGTCATcagggaaacaaaacccacctaATGGCCAAACGGACCAGTAACCTACAACACTGATATCTTAGTCTATTAGCGTCAGAAATACCTTTG comes from Falco naumanni isolate bFalNau1 chromosome 1, bFalNau1.pat, whole genome shotgun sequence and encodes:
- the SMIM18 gene encoding small integral membrane protein 18, translated to MATLNTTHWNETTSISQYLGFQVQKIYPFHDNWNTACFIILIIFIFTVVSLVVLAFLYELLDCCCCVKNKTVKDLENEPNPVRAMMNSFRKHETEVV